A stretch of Perognathus longimembris pacificus isolate PPM17 chromosome 1, ASM2315922v1, whole genome shotgun sequence DNA encodes these proteins:
- the LOC125358776 gene encoding apolipoprotein L6-like isoform X1 — protein MKRSRAAFLDIAKTDTSPVCEEDHLTCGNMDLVQEQLPATQAERQLEAGIDLQRDKEDEGPLGEAEELQDEGLSAGDQTFLEEFPRWKQDQKRAIKKLRRLADEIDTNHQTVTKSKVVSNSAAVVSGVMTILGLALAPATAGGSLMLTAAGQGLGAIAGITNIVSNVLENSRNKKAQAQANSLVASDDWKLQARGGQTSYVTAVGKIVYDCGNAVDNIRKNAQAYRLTQAHPHLAKAAKQLLKTGQVSVKSSRQVQKAFEGTALAMTRNARMLGGAVAVISLSQDVVALSNDLKQLKEGTRAELAEELRDKARELEELVAECTYHCDRLRHKKLLQEKSF, from the exons AAGACCATTTAACGTGTGGGAACATGGATTTGGTGCAGGAGCAACTGCCTGCCACCCAGGCAGAGAGACAACTGGAGGCTGGCATCGATTTGCAAAG GGACAAAGAAGATGAGGGGCCCCTGGGTGAAGCTGAGGAGCTACAAGATGAAGGTCTGTCAGCTGGAGACCAAACATTTTTGGAAGAATTCCCCAGATGGAAACAGGATCAAAAAAGGGCCATTAAGAAGCTCCGCAGACTTGCAGACGAGATCGACACAAACCACCAGACAGTCACCAAGAGCAAGGTGGTATCCAACTCGGCCGCCGTGGTCTCCGGGGTCATGACAATCCTAGGTTTAGCCCTCGCCCCGGCGACGGCAGGAGGAAGTCTCATGCTAACAGCTGCTGGCCAAGGCCTGGGGGCCATAGCCGGGATCACCAATATTGTGAGCAACGTGTTGGAAAATTCTCGAAATAAAAAAGCCCAAGCTCAAGCCAACAGCCTGGTGGCCTCCGATGACTGGAAGTTGCAGGCCAGAGGAGGGCAGACATCCTATGTCACAGCTGTGGGTAAGATTGTCTACGACTGTGGGAATGCCGTGGACAACATCAGGAAGAATGCCCAAGCCTACCGCCTCACCCAAGCCCATCCGCACTTGGCCAAAGCCGCCAAGCAACTCCTGAAAACCGGCCAAGTCTCAGTCAAGAGCAGCAGACAGGTGCAGAAGGCCTTTGAGGGCACGGCCTTGGCCATGACAAGAAATGCACGCATGCTGGGAGGGGCGGTGGCTGTCATCTCCCTGAGCCAGGACGTGGTGGCTCTCTCGAATGACCTGAAGCAACTGAAGGAGGGAACGAGGGCAGagcttgcagaggagctccgggACAAGGCTCGGGAGCTGGAGGAGCTGGTGGCAGAATGCACCTACCACTGCGACAGGCTGCGGCACAAG AAACTCTTGCAAGAAAAAAGCTTCTGA
- the LOC125358776 gene encoding apolipoprotein L6-like isoform X3 — MDLVQEQLPATQAERQLEAGIDLQRDKEDEGPLGEAEELQDEGLSAGDQTFLEEFPRWKQDQKRAIKKLRRLADEIDTNHQTVTKSKVVSNSAAVVSGVMTILGLALAPATAGGSLMLTAAGQGLGAIAGITNIVSNVLENSRNKKAQAQANSLVASDDWKLQARGGQTSYVTAVGKIVYDCGNAVDNIRKNAQAYRLTQAHPHLAKAAKQLLKTGQVSVKSSRQVQKAFEGTALAMTRNARMLGGAVAVISLSQDVVALSNDLKQLKEGTRAELAEELRDKARELEELVAECTYHCDRLRHKKLLQEKSF; from the exons ATGGATTTGGTGCAGGAGCAACTGCCTGCCACCCAGGCAGAGAGACAACTGGAGGCTGGCATCGATTTGCAAAG GGACAAAGAAGATGAGGGGCCCCTGGGTGAAGCTGAGGAGCTACAAGATGAAGGTCTGTCAGCTGGAGACCAAACATTTTTGGAAGAATTCCCCAGATGGAAACAGGATCAAAAAAGGGCCATTAAGAAGCTCCGCAGACTTGCAGACGAGATCGACACAAACCACCAGACAGTCACCAAGAGCAAGGTGGTATCCAACTCGGCCGCCGTGGTCTCCGGGGTCATGACAATCCTAGGTTTAGCCCTCGCCCCGGCGACGGCAGGAGGAAGTCTCATGCTAACAGCTGCTGGCCAAGGCCTGGGGGCCATAGCCGGGATCACCAATATTGTGAGCAACGTGTTGGAAAATTCTCGAAATAAAAAAGCCCAAGCTCAAGCCAACAGCCTGGTGGCCTCCGATGACTGGAAGTTGCAGGCCAGAGGAGGGCAGACATCCTATGTCACAGCTGTGGGTAAGATTGTCTACGACTGTGGGAATGCCGTGGACAACATCAGGAAGAATGCCCAAGCCTACCGCCTCACCCAAGCCCATCCGCACTTGGCCAAAGCCGCCAAGCAACTCCTGAAAACCGGCCAAGTCTCAGTCAAGAGCAGCAGACAGGTGCAGAAGGCCTTTGAGGGCACGGCCTTGGCCATGACAAGAAATGCACGCATGCTGGGAGGGGCGGTGGCTGTCATCTCCCTGAGCCAGGACGTGGTGGCTCTCTCGAATGACCTGAAGCAACTGAAGGAGGGAACGAGGGCAGagcttgcagaggagctccgggACAAGGCTCGGGAGCTGGAGGAGCTGGTGGCAGAATGCACCTACCACTGCGACAGGCTGCGGCACAAG AAACTCTTGCAAGAAAAAAGCTTCTGA
- the LOC125358776 gene encoding apolipoprotein L6-like isoform X2, with protein sequence MKRSRAAFLDIAKTDTSPVCEDHLTCGNMDLVQEQLPATQAERQLEAGIDLQRDKEDEGPLGEAEELQDEGLSAGDQTFLEEFPRWKQDQKRAIKKLRRLADEIDTNHQTVTKSKVVSNSAAVVSGVMTILGLALAPATAGGSLMLTAAGQGLGAIAGITNIVSNVLENSRNKKAQAQANSLVASDDWKLQARGGQTSYVTAVGKIVYDCGNAVDNIRKNAQAYRLTQAHPHLAKAAKQLLKTGQVSVKSSRQVQKAFEGTALAMTRNARMLGGAVAVISLSQDVVALSNDLKQLKEGTRAELAEELRDKARELEELVAECTYHCDRLRHKKLLQEKSF encoded by the exons ACCATTTAACGTGTGGGAACATGGATTTGGTGCAGGAGCAACTGCCTGCCACCCAGGCAGAGAGACAACTGGAGGCTGGCATCGATTTGCAAAG GGACAAAGAAGATGAGGGGCCCCTGGGTGAAGCTGAGGAGCTACAAGATGAAGGTCTGTCAGCTGGAGACCAAACATTTTTGGAAGAATTCCCCAGATGGAAACAGGATCAAAAAAGGGCCATTAAGAAGCTCCGCAGACTTGCAGACGAGATCGACACAAACCACCAGACAGTCACCAAGAGCAAGGTGGTATCCAACTCGGCCGCCGTGGTCTCCGGGGTCATGACAATCCTAGGTTTAGCCCTCGCCCCGGCGACGGCAGGAGGAAGTCTCATGCTAACAGCTGCTGGCCAAGGCCTGGGGGCCATAGCCGGGATCACCAATATTGTGAGCAACGTGTTGGAAAATTCTCGAAATAAAAAAGCCCAAGCTCAAGCCAACAGCCTGGTGGCCTCCGATGACTGGAAGTTGCAGGCCAGAGGAGGGCAGACATCCTATGTCACAGCTGTGGGTAAGATTGTCTACGACTGTGGGAATGCCGTGGACAACATCAGGAAGAATGCCCAAGCCTACCGCCTCACCCAAGCCCATCCGCACTTGGCCAAAGCCGCCAAGCAACTCCTGAAAACCGGCCAAGTCTCAGTCAAGAGCAGCAGACAGGTGCAGAAGGCCTTTGAGGGCACGGCCTTGGCCATGACAAGAAATGCACGCATGCTGGGAGGGGCGGTGGCTGTCATCTCCCTGAGCCAGGACGTGGTGGCTCTCTCGAATGACCTGAAGCAACTGAAGGAGGGAACGAGGGCAGagcttgcagaggagctccgggACAAGGCTCGGGAGCTGGAGGAGCTGGTGGCAGAATGCACCTACCACTGCGACAGGCTGCGGCACAAG AAACTCTTGCAAGAAAAAAGCTTCTGA